One window of Dyadobacter sandarakinus genomic DNA carries:
- a CDS encoding DinB family protein → MNRSDINPTPAFFDRYINLVENIDLFEAFEKYTPENVYPDLEQLETLGDKVYAPGKWTIKDTIQHVIDNERIMGYRALRFSRNDKTELAGYDEAVLAAHTMVNKCTLQDLMEEFKVVRAGSIALFTNMDFTMLTRKGIANQSEITPLALGFVIAGHPIHHMNIIRERYLPLLGTI, encoded by the coding sequence ATGAACAGATCAGATATTAACCCGACGCCCGCGTTTTTTGACAGGTACATCAACCTGGTTGAAAACATTGACCTCTTTGAGGCATTTGAAAAATATACACCCGAAAATGTTTACCCGGACCTGGAACAGCTGGAAACTTTGGGAGACAAAGTATATGCGCCCGGTAAATGGACGATCAAGGACACGATCCAGCATGTGATAGACAATGAACGTATTATGGGCTACCGTGCCCTTCGTTTTTCAAGAAACGACAAGACGGAACTTGCCGGTTACGACGAAGCGGTGCTGGCAGCCCACACCATGGTCAACAAATGTACCTTGCAAGACCTGATGGAGGAATTTAAAGTAGTGAGAGCTGGTTCAATAGCCTTATTTACCAACATGGACTTTACCATGCTGACCCGCAAAGGCATTGCCAACCAGTCGGAAATTACGCCCCTGGCACTGGGCTTCGTCATTGCGGGCCATCCGATCCATCACATGAACATCATTCGCGAACGATACCTGCCGCTACTCGGCACCATTTAA